In the Populus trichocarpa isolate Nisqually-1 chromosome 1, P.trichocarpa_v4.1, whole genome shotgun sequence genome, one interval contains:
- the LOC7475129 gene encoding agamous-like MADS-box protein AGL27, which yields MGRGKLTMELIRNERSRMITYHKRKKGLTKKAREFQILCGVDACVIILGPKLNNHPVDVETWPTDRIEVRRIINRFRSEGTDRKKTQDLSYFFEARKKKLDDEIAKLRKACMEAKFPAWDNRLNLLSLEQLRVLAGVFESKLDVARGWIMKLKGNPFLMEDSKSGINAAGSISDKSSFLASSTLANALLPKNIELEALNHQPFSCAKPIDMPLATCYPSHQLQQMLPFNVNPINSPMLMMMNHEDFGQFGGLSSSSTIKSTVQYNYDPATEMIGNMMFNNPGWELSASYHGPSRQPIFPYRQGPMTQNVSSQLCIPQFSYFFDVNELEMNRTENFG from the coding sequence ATGGGTCGTGGTAAGCTAACCATGGAACTCATACGCAATGAGAGATCTCGGATGATTACTTATcacaaaagaaagaagggttTGACAAAGAAAGCTAGGGAATTCCAAATTCTCTGTGGTGTAGATGCATGTGTTATCATTTTGGGGCCAAAACTGAATAATCATCCTGTTGATGTCGAAACCTGGCCAACCGATCGCATTGAGGTCAGACGCATTATCAACAGGTTTAGGTCGGAAGGTACAGACCGAAAGAAAACACAAgatttgtcttatttttttgaagctCGGAAGAAGAAACTGGATGATGAAATTGCTAAACTGCGCAAAGCCTGTATGGAAGCAAAGTTCCCTGCATGGGATAATCGTCTCAACTTGTTATCACTCGAGCAACTCAGGGTACTTGCAGGAGTTTTCGAATCTAAACTTGATGTTGCAAGAGGTTGGATAATGAAGCTAAAAGGCAACCCCTTTTTGATGGAAGATTCCAAGTCAGGGATTAATGCAGCTGGCTCCATTAGTGATAAATCAAGCTTTCTGGCTTCGAGTACTCTTGCTAATGCCTTACTTCCGAAGAATATTGAATTAGAGGCTCTAAACCACCAACCCTTTTCTTGTGCCAAACCAATAGATATGCCACTGGCTACATGCTACCCATCTCATCAGCTGCAACAGATGCTTCCATTCAATGTCAATCCTATCAATAGTCccatgttgatgatgatgaaccATGAAGATTTCGGTCAGTTTGGCGGCCTTTCTAGTAGTAGCACCATAAAATCCACAGTTCAATACAATTATGATCCAGCCACAGAGATGATAGGGAACATGATGTTCAACAATCCCGGCTGGGAACTCTCAGCAAGCTATCATGGTCCAAGCAGGCAACCGATTTTTCCCTACCGGCAGGGTCCAATGACGCAGAATGTTTCTTCTCAACTGTGCATCCCTCagttctcttatttttttgatgtcaACGAGCTTGAGATGAACAGAACAGAAAACTTCGGATGA